The sequence CGATCTTCCGAACGTTCGGAAGGCGATGGCGGCGTCTTCCGAACGTTCGGAAGATCGACCTGGGACCCGCCTCGCTCAGGGCCCACGCACCGTCGTGGTCGCCGGCGATGACGCCGGGCCCCGTGCCCGCCAGATCGCCCGGGCCGGCGGCTGGCCGTTGTTGGCCGAGCCGTCTTCGGGGGCAAGGTGCGGTGACAACGCGATCCGTACCTACCGACTCCTCCTCGACGGCGAACTCGGGAGCCAGATCGAGCGGGTGATCGTCGCCGGCCATCCGACGCTGTCGCGGCCTGTCGCACAGTTGCTCGCGCGCGCTGAGGTGTACGAGCTGCCTGCCCGGGGCATCTGGCCGACGCGCCCGTTCGAGGTCTCCGGCGTGATCTCCGAAGACGTCCTGGTCGAGGAGGCCGGCGACGCGGCGTGGCTCGAGGCCTGGCAGGCGGCGGACCGCGACCTCGGCCGTCGGGTCGATGCGCACCTGGTCGAGGAGGGCTTCACTCCGCACGATGTCGCAGCGGCCGTCGGCAACGCCCTCAAACCCGGCGAGCAGCTGATCGTCGGTGCGTCGAACCCGATCCGTGACCTCGACCTGATGATGCGGCCGTACACCGTCGGCGAACGCCGCAAGGTCCTCGCCAACCGTGGTCTTGCCGGCATCGACGGGGTCGTCTCGACCGCGATCGGTGTGGCCCTGACCCGCGACACGCAGGCGTACGCACTGATGGGCGACGTCACCTTCCTGCACGACTCGAACGGCCTCATCCTCGGCCCCGACGAGCCTCGGCCCGATCTGGCGATCGTGGTCGTCAACGACGACGGTGGTTCGATCTTCGCGACGCTCGAGCAGGGCGCCGAGGCGTACGCGGACCGCTTCGAGCGACTCTTCGCGACGCCCCATGGCGTCAACATCGAAGCGCTCTGCGCGGCCACGCGTACGCCCCACCTCAAGGTCACCTCGCGCCTCGAGCTCGAGCAGGCACTGGCCCACCCCAACGGCGGCATCGAGGTCATCGAGGCCCGGGTCGGCCGGCGGGACCGGCGTGCTCTCGAGGCGACGTTGCGGGGCCTCGTCTCAGGCTGAGACGAGCTCCGGCTCGGCGTCCTCGGGGACTGCGGCGCGGGCGGTGGCGATGACACCGACGACGGCGATCACTGTGCCGACGCCGCCGGCCAGCAGGACTCCTGCCGTCCAGCCGCCGCGGTCGAGTGCCACCCCGATCAGCGGTGAGCCGACGGCACTGCCGAGCATCATCGCCGAGCCGTGCCACCCCATCGCCTCGCCTCGATTGGCCGAGGGCACCAGTTGCGACAGGGCATGGGTCATTGCGGTCATGGCCGGCGCGCAGAACGCACCGCTCACGGTCAGCAGCACGATGTAGCTCCACTGCTGGTCCGCGACCGCGATGAGTGCCGTCGACAGGCCCAGGAGCAACAGCAGCGTCGCCGCCGACGGGCGGCGCCGCAGGCCTCCGTACACGAGACCTCCGACCGCGGACCCGGCTCCCCACAACCCGAGCACCCAGCCGATGGCCTCCGGCCGACCCCAGCCGCGCATGGCTGCCACGACGGACATGTCCTCGCCGGTCAGGATGATGATCGCCGCGATCGACATCGCGAACACCGCCAGGATCGGCCAGGTCAGTCGCAGTCGATTCGTGCGCTCGGCTGGCGCGGATCCTTCCGAACGCAGCGGCGGGTTGACCCACCAGATCAGCATCGAGCCGGTCAGTTGTGTCATCGCGCAGATGAACAGCGCCAGTGGCGTCGGCAGTGTGGTGGCGGCGAGTACGCCGAGGACCGGGCCGACCATGAACGTGATCTCGGTGGCGATCGAGTCGATCGAGAGCGTCGTCGCCCGCTGGTCCTCGCGGACCGCGCTGATCAGGACCGTACGGATGATCGAGAACGCCGGCACCGTGAACAGCCCGGCCAGACCGTTGAGCACCAACAGGGGCCAGTACCCGACCCACGGCGCGATCGACCAGGTCGCCGCGAGGACGATGATGGAGGGCGCGATCGCGCGCCGTACACCGAGTTGGTCCAGTCGTCGGCCGCGCCAGGGCCCACTGATGCCGAGGGCGAGTCCGCCCACTGCGGCGACCAGACCCGCATCGGCGTAGCTGCCGTGCAGATGCGTCACCACGTGCAGCGTGATCGCCATTTCGCTGGCCCAGAGCGGGACACGGACCACCAGCCCCAGGATCAGGATCCGACGAACGATGGGGATGCGCAGCACGTCAGCGTACGTTGCGAAACCCATGCGTCGATTCTCCTGATACGGCGTTCAAAGCGCGACTGATTTACTGGCGCCCATGAGTGCAGAACGCGTGACGAAGTTCGGCCATTCCTGCGTACGCATCGAGTCGGGCGCGGCGCGGATCGTGATCGATCCCGGCATGTTCACGGATGCGGGTGCCGTCGACGGAGCGACCGCGATCCTGATCACCCACGAACATCCCGATCACTACTTGCCGGCCCATCTGCTGGCGTGCGATGCGCCCGTCGTCACCATTCAGGCGGTGGCCGACAAGATCCGTGCGGAGGCACCCGAGGCGTACGAGCGCGTACGCGTGATCGCGCCGGGGGAGACTGTCGATCTTGGCGTCCCGGTGACGGCCGTCGGTGAATTGCATGCGGTGATCCACCCGGAGATGCCGCGGTTCAACAACTCTGGCTTCCTGATCGAGGCGACGAAGACGTACTTCCACCCCGGCGACGCGCTGACCGCCCCGGACGGTCCCGTCGACGTGCTGTTCGCGCCGGTGTCAGCGCCCTGGGCTCGATCGTCTGAACTCATCGACTTCATGCGCGCGGTGAAGGCCCCGCAGAACCTCGCGATCCACGATCGGATCTACAGTGACCTCGGCGCCATGATCTTTGATGGCCACGTGAACGCATTCCTGCCCAAGGAAGGGCTGGCGTACACGCGACTCGGTGATGGAGAGGACTTCTGATGGGTCTGTTCGTGGTGCGGTACGACTACCGCGACGGTTCCGAGGCGACGCAGGACGTCCACCGGGCTGCTCACCGCGATTGGTTGGCGGCCCAGCCGGGCCTGCGCGCGGCTGGCAAGACCGACGACAACGGCGGGGTCCTCATCTTCGAGGACGCGGATGCTGAGTCGCTGGCGGTGCTGCTGAAGGACGACCCGTTCCTCGCCGTCGACGTCATCGGGTCCACGAAGATCTCCGGATGGGCGATGCCGCTCGGCACCTGGAAGGCCCCGCTCGGCCTCTGACGGCCCGTCGCCGGCGTTCTCCGCGCTCGCGGGCCCTCAGGCCCGCTTCGCTTGTGCGGCCTTGGTGCCGCGCACGTCACCCGCCGAGGGCGTCGCGTACCGGGACGAACTTGGCCTCAGACTCGATCCACTCGGCGTCGGCGTCGGAGGAGCCGACGATGCCGCAGCCCGCGAAGAGCCGAATCTGATTGCCGGTGATCTGGGCCGATCGCAACGCGATGCCCCACTCTCCGTCGCCGCTGGCGTCGATCCAGCCGACGGGGCCGGCGTACCGGTCCCGGTCCATGCCTTCCAGTTCGGTGATCAGCGCCAGCGCGGCTTCCGTGGGAGTGCCGCCGACCGCGGCGCTGGGGTGCAGTGAGGCAGCCAGTTCCAACGCGGTCGAGGAGTCGTGCGCGACACCGGTGACGTCCGTGGCCAGGTGCATCACGTTCGGGAGGTGCAGCACGTACGGCGCCTCGGGGACGTTCATCGAGGAGCAGTGCGCCTCCAGCGCCGAGGCCACCGACTCCACGGCGTACTCATGCTCCTCGAGGTCCTTGCTGGATCGCGCCAGGGCAGCCGCCAACGCCAGGTCCTGACCGTCGTCGCCGGTGCGCCGGATCGTGCCAGCGAGTACGCGGGAGGTGACCAGGCCACGTTCGCGGCGTACGAGAAGTTCGGGGGTGGCGCCGAACAGGCCGTCGACGTGGAAGGTCCAGGTGTTCGGGTATTCCGCCGCAAGCCGCCGCAGCGGCCCGCGTACGTCGATCGGTTCCGCGGTGGTGACGATGAGGTCGCGCGCGAGGACGACCTTGTCGAGGTCGCCGTGTTGGATCCGCGACACCGCGTTGCGGACCGTCTCGAGCCACGTCTCGCGATCGAGCGCACCGTCGGACCAGGCCAGGTCCGGCGTGGGTGCCACCGGTTCGGGCATCGGCTGGAGTGCGTCGTTGACGGTGGTGATCCACGTGGTCGCCCCGCGCCGGCCGATCACCATCTCGGGGACGATCAACGTCGAGTGTCCCGGCTCGTCGGCGAACGCGAAGGCACCGAAGGCGACCAATCCGGTGCCCGGCTCGTCGACCTCGTCGGTGACCTCCGAGCGAGCGGCCAGTTCGGCGAACCACTTGCCCGCGTCGGAGAAACGGGTAGGACCAGCGGTCCGGATCTCGGCGGCCCGGCCGAAGGCGACCAGGCCCTCACCGCGGCGTACCCATGCCAGCGGGTAGTCCTCCGGCAGATGGTCGAGCAGGTCGTCGGACGCGGAAAGGCGCGTCGTACGCACGATCAAGCTCACCCTTGGGAGCCTAACGGCTGCACCATCGGGTAGCGTCAGCGACCGTGACGAAGAAGTCGTACGTAGCCGAGAACGGCCTCACGCTTGGTTTGATCGGGCTCGCGGTGCTGGTGATCTTCGCGGTCGCCCTGCCGCGCTGGACACATCACCAGGACTTCAAGGCGATCAAGCTGCCCGCGACGATCGATGGCGGCTACACGCTGGTGGACGCCTCGGTGTCCCCGCAGCTGAAGCAGGTGCTGTCGCAACTGTCCGACTCCGCCTCGAAGGCCGAGGGCGTCGGTGCGACGTCCGCGCTCTACAAGTCGGCCGCGGACACCTTCGCGGTGACCGCCGTACGCAAGGGCTCCTCGACTGCGCCGATGATGGTTCCGCTGAGCGCCATCGGCACCTACAGCAAGGTCGGCGACGACACCTGCTTCCAGGCGTCCAGTCAGTCCAGCCCGTACACGGCCTGCTTCCGGTCCTCGGCCGAACTCACCGTCGAGGTCACCTCGAGCGCTGCGCCGGCCGATCTGGCCAAGCACCTCGACGAGATCTGGAAGAAGACCAGCTGACGTATGGCGCGCGCCCAGCTCGACAAGCAGCCGAGCGACGTACGTCGGATGTTCGACGCCGTCGCGCGTCGCTACGACCTCACCAACGACGTCCTCTCCTTCGGCCAGGACCGCCGCTGGCGCCGACAGGTGCTCCGGGTAGTCCAGCCTCTGCTGGGTGAGCGGATCCTCGACCTCGCCGCCGGCACCGGCACCTCGTCGGTGCCGTTCCGCGAGGCCGGTGCGTACGTCGTCCCGACCGACTTCTCGCTCGGGATGCTCTCGGTCGGCAAGGCGGCCCGACCCGAACTGCCGTTCACGGCCGGTGACGGGACCAAGCTCCCGTACGCCGACGACACCTTCGATGCTGTCACGATCTCGTTCGGGCTGCGCAACATCGTCGACCCGGTCGCCGGGCTCCGCGAGATGCTGCGGGTGACCCGTCCCGGGGGCCGGATCGTGGTGTGCGAGTTCAGCCACCCGACCAACGGTGCGTTCCGCAAGGTCTACCTCGAATACCTGATGAAGGCGCTGCCGTCGGTCGCCAACGCGGTCTCGTCCGCGCCGGACGCGTACGTCTATCTCGCCGAGTCGATCCGGGCGTGGCCCGACCAGCACGGTCTCGCGCGGATGCTGGCCGAGGCTGGGTGGAAGCACCCGCGCTTCGTCAACCTGAGTGGCGGCATCGTCGCCCTGCACCACGCGACCGCCTGACCCCGGCCGAAACCCGGCATCTGTCAGTCCGAGACCCGACATCCGTCAGGGTCGAGACCCGAACTTCGTCACCGACTCTGATCTCGCCTGAGCTGAGGATCCGGAAGATCGTCCCGGCCCGCCTGCTCAGCGCCCGCGCGGCTCCAGGCCCGATCGTGTCGTCGAGCAGACGGCACGGCGCCGCGATGCGTACGACCTCCAACTCGACGTCGCCGATCCGCAGCCGATCGCCGGGGACCCGGGGGATCGGGCCGACGTCGACGGTGATGTTGCGGCGGGTGAGTTCAGGTGCGAACGTCCGCCCCAGCTCGACCGCGCCCTCGTCCAGCGCATCCTGAGCCTGGATCGTCACGTGGCGATGCTTTGTCCCGTGATATCTGTCGCCGACCAACCCGACCCCGGCCTCGGCGAGCACTGACGACCTCGCGACCATCGGCAGCCGCACGCCTGGCGCGGTGTGGATCGCGATCACCTTCACGTCACCACGGTACGTGGCTTGTGATCGCATTCACGAGTGCGTTGGTGAGCGAGGTGTGATGCCGGGGCAATCGGCCCGTGACCTCCCGACCCCCGCCCTTGCTTGACTCCATTCGGCCCGGTGGCAGGATGTGACCTGAGCCACATTGTGATCTGTTTCACAAAGTCGGACGATGAGCGAGAGGAGGCGACGCGGATGTACGCACCAGTGATTGCTCTGGCTGCGCTCGCGCTCGCATTCGCGGTCGGCTCGGTCGCGATGAGTCAGCTCACCGGGCCGAAACGCCGCAACCGGGCGAAGCTCGATTCGTACGAGTGCGGCATTGATCCGACGCCTGAGGCGCTCGCCGGTCGCTTCCCGGTGAAGTACTACCTGATCGCGATGCTCTTCATCGTCTTCGACATCGAGACCGTCTTCCTCTACCCGTGGGCGGTCCGCTTCGACGCCCTCGGCTGGTTCGGTCTCGGAGAGATGACGGTCTTCATGCTGACCGTCTTTGTCGCGTACGCGTATGTCTGGCGTCGCGGCGGATTGGAGTGGGACTGATGGGACTCGAAGAGCAGCTTCCGGCAGGCGTACTCCTCACCACCGTCGAGGGTGTCGCCGGCTACATGCGCAAGGCCTCGCTGTGGCCCGCGACGTTCGGTCTGGCCTGCTGCGCGATCGAGATGATGACGAGCGGCGGCCCCAAGTACGACCTCGCCCGCTATGGCATGGAGGTGTTCCGTGCCTCCCCGCGCCAGGCCGACCTGATGATCGTCGCCGGGCGCGTGAGCCAGAAGATGGCGCCGGTCCTGCGCCAGATCTACGACCAGATGGCCAACCCGAAGTGGGTCCTGGCGATGGGCGTCTGCGCCAGCAGCGGCGGCATGTTCAACAACTATGCGATCGTCCAGGGCGTCGATCACATCGTCCCCGTCGACATGTACTTGCCCGGATGTCCGCCGCGCCCCGAGATGCTGATCGACGCGATCCTCAAGCTCCACGACGACATCCAGCACGGCAAGCTCGGCGTCAACCGCCGCGAGCAGATCGCCGAGCACGAGACCAGGGCGCTGCGTCAGTTGCCACTCATCGATGACACCGGGTTGCTGCGATGACCGGCCTCGAGACGCCGCTGAGCGGCTACTCGACCGGCGAGGTGGAGCAGTTGCAGCCTCTGGGTGAGATCAGTGAGTTCCGCGGCGAGATCACCGTGCGCGTACGCCGCGAGCAGCTGCTGGCGGTGCTCAAGATCTGTCGCGACGACCTGCGGTTCGAACTGTGCACGGGTGTCAGCGCGGTCCACTATCCGCAGGACCACGGTGTCGAACTGCACGCCGTCTATCACCTCCTCTCGATGACCTGGAACCGTCGCATCCGGATCGAGGCAGCCGCACCGGACAGCGATCCGCACCTCCCCAGTGGGGTTGCGCTCTACCCCACCCTCGACTGGCACGAGCGCGAGGCGTACGACATGTTCGGCCTGATCTTCGACGGACACCCGGCGCTCACCAGGATCCTCATGCCCGACGACTGGCAGGGCCACCCGCAGCGCAAGGACTACCCGCTCGGCGGAGTGCCGGTGGAGTACCACGGCGCGACCATCGCACCGCCGGACGAGCGGAGGTCGTTCCGATGAGAGCGATGTCGATTCGATCGCTGGCCGCACGCGTACGCGCGCAGGTCGAGGCTCAGCGCAAGACCCTCGACCTCCGGGCGGTGTCGCGATGACGGCGAAGCCCACCCGTGCGTACACGGTCACCGGTCAGGACTGGACCGATCTGGCCGACGACATCCGTGAGCACCATGACGAGCGGATCGTGGTCAACATGGGTCCGCAGCACCCGTCGACCCACGGCGTGCTGCGGCTCATCCTCGAACTCGAGGGCGAGTCGGTCATCAAGGCGCAGGCGGGCATCGGCTACCTGCACACCGGCATCGAGAAGAACCTCGAGTACCGCACCTGGACCCAGGGCACCACCTTCGTCACCCGGATGGACTATCTGAGCCCGTTCTTCAACGAGCAGGCGTACGTGATGGGCGTCGAGCGTCTCCTCGACATCGAGGATCAGATCCCGGAGAAGGCGCAGGTCATGCGGGTGCTCCTGATGGAGCTCAACCGGATCTCGAGCCACCTGGTCTGCATCGCCACCGGTGGCATGGAGATCGGTGCGCTGACCGTGATGACGATCGGGTTCCGCGAGCGCGAACTCGTCCTCGACCTGTTCGAGTTGATCACCGGCCTGCGGATGAACCACGCGTTCATCCGCCCCGGGGGCGTCGCGCAGGACCTCCCCGACGGAGCCCTCAAGGAGATCAAGGACTTCGTCAAACTCTTCCGTACGCGGCTCCCCGAGTACGCGGCGCTCTGCAACGCGAACCCGATCTTCAAGGGCCGGCTCGAGGGCATCGGCCACCTCGACCTCGAGGGCTGTCTGGCGCTGGGCCTCACCGGCCCGATCCTGCGGTCGACCGGGTACGCCTGGGACCTGCGCAAGACCCAGCCCTACAGCGGGTACGAGGACTACGACTTCGACGTCATCACCTGGGACACCGCCGACTCGTACGGACGGTTCCGGGTGCGTCTGGCCGAGATGGAGGAGTCGCTGCGGATCGTGGAGCAGTGCGTACGCCGGCTCGAACGGCTGGACGGCGCACCGGTGATGGTGGCGGACAAGAAGATCGCCTGGCCCTCGCAGCTCTCGGTCGGCACCGACGGCCTGGGCAACTCGCTCGACCACATCCGACACATCATGGGTGAGTCGATGGAGGCGCTGATCCACCACTTCAAACTCGTCACCGAGGGCTTCCAGGTGCCGGCCGGGCAGGTCTACTCCGCCGTCGAGTCACCTCGTGGGGAGCTCGGCGCACACGTCGTCTCCGACGGCGGCAACAAGCCGTACCGCGTCCACTTCCGTGACCCGAGCTTCACCAATCTGCAGGCCACCTCGGTGATGTCCGAGGGCGGGATGGTCGCCGATGTGATCGTCGCGATTGCCTCCATCGATCCCGTCATGGGAGGAGTCGACCGATGATCACCGACAAGACCCGCGATGAGCTGCGTGAGATCGCGGCCCGCTACCCCGAGGGCCGCTCCGGCCTGCTGCCGATGCTGCACCTGCTGCAGTCGGTGCAGGGTCACATCACCCAGGCCGGCCTGGAGGAGTGCGCTGCGGTGCTCGACCTGACCACGGCCGAGGTGGCCGCAGTGGCGACCTTCTACTCGATGTACAAGACCAAGCCGGTCGGCGACCACCTCGTCGGCGTCTGCACCAACACCCTGTGCGCGGTCATGGGTGGCGACCTCATCTACGAACGGCTGCAGCACCATCTGGGTGGGAACGAATCGGCCGATGGCGCGATCACGCTCGAGCACGTCGAGTGCAACGCGGGCTGCGACTACGCGCCGGTCGTGATGGTCAACTGGGAGTTCTTCGACAACCAGACTCCGGACAGTGCCGTCGAACTCGTCGACAACCTCCGCGCAGGCCACACCGTGACTTCCCCGCGCGGCGCTGAAATCACCTGCTGGCGCGACGTGGAGCGCGTACTCGCCGGGTTCGAGGACGGCCGCGCCGACGAAGGCCCCTCGGCTGGCACAGCCTCGCTCGTCGGTCTGCGCAAGGCCGCCGCACTCGAGGAGGAGGCCGGATGAGCCAGTTGCTGCCCGTCCTCACCGAGAACTGGGATGTCGAGCGTTCCTGGACGCTGGAGGGCTACGGCCCGTACGCCGCGCTGGACCGCGCGCTCACCCTCGAGCAGGACGCGGTCATCGAGGAGGTCAAGGCCTCGGGCCTGCGTGGCCGTGGCGGCGCCGGCTTCTCCACCGGCACGAAGTGGGGCTTCCTCCCGCCGTTGGGGGACTTGCCGCGCTATCTCGTCGTCAACGCCGACGAGTCCGAGCCGGGCACCTGCAAGGACATCCCGCTGCTGATGGCCTCCCCGCACACGCTGATCGAGGGCATCGCGATCTCCTCGTACGCGATCCGCTCGCACTCCGCGTTCATCTATCTGCGCGGCGAGGTCGTGCACGTCTACCGCCGCCTGCTGGCCGCCGTGCGCGAGGCGTACGCGGCCGGCCACCTCGGCAAGGACATCCACGGGTCCGGGTACGACCTCGACGTCATCGTCCACGCCGGCGCCGGTGCGTACATCTGCGGCGAGGAGACAGCGCTGCTCGACTCGTTGGAGGGTCGCCGCGGTCAACCCCGACTGCGTCCGCCGTTCCCTGCCGTCGCCGGCCTGTACGCCTGCCCGACGGTCGTCAACAACGTCGAGTCGATCGCCGCTGTGCCGGCGATCATCGGCCACGGACCCGGCTGGTTCGACAGCCTCGGCACCGAGACCTCGAAGGGTGTCGGGATCTTCTCGCTCTCCGGCCACGTGAAGGAGCCGGGTCAGTACGAGGCTCCCCTGGGCATCACCCTGCGCGAGCTGATCGACTTCGCCGGAGGCATGCGCGAGGGCCACACGCTCAAGTTCTGGACGCCGGGTGGTTCTTCGACGCCGTTGTTCACTGCTGCTGAGCTCGATGTCCCGCTCGACTTCGAATCGGTCGCCAAGGCGGGCTCCATGCTCGGCACCCGCGCCCTGCAGATCTTCGACGACAGCGTCTGTGTTGTCCGGGCGGTGCTCCGCTGGACCGAGTTCTACGAGCACGAGTCGTGCGGCAAGTGCACCCCGTGCCGCGAGGGCACGTACTGGCTCAAGCAGGTGCTCGCACGGCTGGAGAAAGGCGACGGCACGGCCGAGGACCTCGACCTGCTGCTCGACCAGTGCGACAACATCGCGGGGAAGTCGTTCTGTGCGCTCGGTGATGGCGCGACCGCGCCGATCATCTCCTCGGTCACCCTGTTCCGCGACGAGTACATCGCGCATTTCGAGCATGGTGGCTGCCCGTTCGACCGCGAAGCGAGCGTGGCCTGGTCATGAGCAACGTTTCTGAAGAGCGCAGTGTGACGCTCACCATCGACGGCCGCGAGGTCACCGTGCCCGAAGGCACCCTGATCATCCGGGCGGCCGAGCAACTCGGCATCGACATCCCGCGCTTCTGCGACCACGAACTACTCAAGCCCGCAGGTGCCTGCCGTCAGTGTCTTGTCGACATCCCGGATGCGGGCAACGGGCGCGGCTTCCCCAAGCCGCAGGCGTCCTGCACCATTCCTGTCGCGGCCGGCATGGTCGTCGAGACCGCGTCGCCGAGTGCCGCCAAGGCGCAGGCCGGGGTGATGGAGTTCCTGCTGATCAACCACCCGCTCGACTGCCCGGTGTGCGACAAGGGCGGCGAATGCCCCCTGCAGAACCAGGCGATGAGTCACGGCGCCGGGGAGACCCGCTTCGACGGGGTGAAGCGGACGTACGAGAAGCCGATCCCGGTCTCGGACACGATCCTGCTCGACCGTGAGCGGTGCGTCCTCTGCCAGCGGTGTACGCGCTTCGCCGAGGAGATCGCCGACGACCCGCGCCTGGTCCTGATCGAGCGCGGTGCCCGTCAGCAGGTCGGCACGGTCGACGGGGAGCCGTTCGACTCCCCGTACTCGGGCAACATCATCGATCTGTGCCCGGTCGGGGCCCTGACCAGCACGGACTATCGATTCCGCGCCCGACCGTTCGACCTGGTCTCCAGTGACTCGATCGCCGAACACGACGCCTGCGGTGCCGCCATCCGTGTCGACCACCGCCGCGGCAAGGTGATGCGGCGGGTTCCTCGCGAGGACGCCGAGGTGAACCAGCAGTGGATCACCGACCGCGACCGCTTCGAGTTCCGCTACCTCACCCGGGATCGGGTGAAGATGCCGCTCATCCGTGAGAACGGCGCACTGCGGGTGGCCTCGTGGCCCGAGGCTCTCGGGCTCGCGGCTGGCGGCCTCGCCGCTGGGCCGACCGCTGTCCTCACCGGCGGCCGCGTGACCCTCGAGGACGCGCGAGCGTACGCCACCTTCGCTCGCGAGACGCTCGGCACCGAGGACATCGACTTCCGCGACACCGCGACGCCTGAGGAGACCGCGTTCCTGCACCAGCACGTACGCGGTGCCGAACTGGTGACGTACTCCGACCTGATGGCCGCCGATGTCATCGAACTCGTCGGTCTGGACCCGAGGGCCGAGGCGGGGACGATCGACCTCTGGCTGATTCAGGCTCAGAGGGCCGGCGCCTCGATCTTCCGAACGTTCGGACGACCGCCCGCCGACCATCCGAACGTTCGGAAGATCGGCGGCGACCGCCCTCTCACCAGCCGGTCGGTGATCTTGGTGGGGCGTGATGCGGCGGCGACACCCGGACTCCTCGACGAGGCCGTCGCGGCTGCCGCCAACGCGAGCGCACAACTCGCCTGGGTCCCGCGCCGTGCAGGTGATCGGGGCGCGGTCGAGGCCGGCTGCTTCCCCTTGCCCGGGGGCCGGGACGTCGACGAGATCGTCCGTGCCGCGACGATCGGCCAACTCCGGGGTCTGGTCCTCGGCCGCGTCGACGCGACTTCCGAACTGATCGATGCGGCCACCCGTACGTTCACGGTCTCGCTGGAGACGAACCGCACGGACCTCGCCAAGGTCGCGGACGTCGTGCTGCCGATCGCAGCTCCCGCGGAGAAGGCCGGCACCTTCGTCACCTGGGAAGGCCGCGAGCGTCCGTTCGACAGGGTCTTCGACGCAGGTGCGTACACCGACGTGCGGGTGCTCGCCGAGCTGGCCAAACGGATCGAAACCGCCAAGGCGGTGAGCGCATGATCCCCAGCGCATCAACCATCCACGACCCCGCCTGGGTGATCACGATCAAGATGTTCCTCGTCTTCGGCATCCTGGTGCTGCTGACGCTGTTCAACATCTGGTGGGAGCGTCGCGTCGTGGCGCGGATGCAGCACAGGATCGGCCCCAACATGCACGGTCCGTTCGGCCTCCTGCAGAGCCTCGCCGACGGCGTGAAGCTGGCGCTGAAGGAGGACCTCACACCCAGCAGGGCGGATGTCGTCGTCTTCACGATCGCGCCGGTCCTGGCTGTCGTCCCCGCGTTCCTGGCGTTCTCGGTGATCCCGATGGGCCCGGTCGTACGCATCCCGTGGACCCAGACGTACACGGCGCTTCAACTCGCCGATCTGCCGGTCGGGGTCCTCTTCGTGATGGCACTCGGCAGCCTCGGGATCTACGGCATCGTTCTGGGCGGCTGGGCCTCGGGGAGTACGTATTCACTGCTCGGCGCCCTGCGCTCGAGCGCCCAGATGATCTCGTACGAGGTCTCGATGGGGCTGGCTCTGGTCGCCGTGTTCGTCTACTCCGGCAGCCTCTCGACGAGCGACATCGTCCTCGCGCAGGC comes from Nocardioides baekrokdamisoli and encodes:
- a CDS encoding NADH-quinone oxidoreductase subunit A, with the protein product MYAPVIALAALALAFAVGSVAMSQLTGPKRRNRAKLDSYECGIDPTPEALAGRFPVKYYLIAMLFIVFDIETVFLYPWAVRFDALGWFGLGEMTVFMLTVFVAYAYVWRRGGLEWD
- a CDS encoding NuoB/complex I 20 kDa subunit family protein; its protein translation is MGLEEQLPAGVLLTTVEGVAGYMRKASLWPATFGLACCAIEMMTSGGPKYDLARYGMEVFRASPRQADLMIVAGRVSQKMAPVLRQIYDQMANPKWVLAMGVCASSGGMFNNYAIVQGVDHIVPVDMYLPGCPPRPEMLIDAILKLHDDIQHGKLGVNRREQIAEHETRALRQLPLIDDTGLLR
- a CDS encoding NADH-quinone oxidoreductase subunit D translates to MTAKPTRAYTVTGQDWTDLADDIREHHDERIVVNMGPQHPSTHGVLRLILELEGESVIKAQAGIGYLHTGIEKNLEYRTWTQGTTFVTRMDYLSPFFNEQAYVMGVERLLDIEDQIPEKAQVMRVLLMELNRISSHLVCIATGGMEIGALTVMTIGFRERELVLDLFELITGLRMNHAFIRPGGVAQDLPDGALKEIKDFVKLFRTRLPEYAALCNANPIFKGRLEGIGHLDLEGCLALGLTGPILRSTGYAWDLRKTQPYSGYEDYDFDVITWDTADSYGRFRVRLAEMEESLRIVEQCVRRLERLDGAPVMVADKKIAWPSQLSVGTDGLGNSLDHIRHIMGESMEALIHHFKLVTEGFQVPAGQVYSAVESPRGELGAHVVSDGGNKPYRVHFRDPSFTNLQATSVMSEGGMVADVIVAIASIDPVMGGVDR
- the nuoE gene encoding NADH-quinone oxidoreductase subunit NuoE, translated to MITDKTRDELREIAARYPEGRSGLLPMLHLLQSVQGHITQAGLEECAAVLDLTTAEVAAVATFYSMYKTKPVGDHLVGVCTNTLCAVMGGDLIYERLQHHLGGNESADGAITLEHVECNAGCDYAPVVMVNWEFFDNQTPDSAVELVDNLRAGHTVTSPRGAEITCWRDVERVLAGFEDGRADEGPSAGTASLVGLRKAAALEEEAG
- the nuoF gene encoding NADH-quinone oxidoreductase subunit NuoF; translated protein: MSQLLPVLTENWDVERSWTLEGYGPYAALDRALTLEQDAVIEEVKASGLRGRGGAGFSTGTKWGFLPPLGDLPRYLVVNADESEPGTCKDIPLLMASPHTLIEGIAISSYAIRSHSAFIYLRGEVVHVYRRLLAAVREAYAAGHLGKDIHGSGYDLDVIVHAGAGAYICGEETALLDSLEGRRGQPRLRPPFPAVAGLYACPTVVNNVESIAAVPAIIGHGPGWFDSLGTETSKGVGIFSLSGHVKEPGQYEAPLGITLRELIDFAGGMREGHTLKFWTPGGSSTPLFTAAELDVPLDFESVAKAGSMLGTRALQIFDDSVCVVRAVLRWTEFYEHESCGKCTPCREGTYWLKQVLARLEKGDGTAEDLDLLLDQCDNIAGKSFCALGDGATAPIISSVTLFRDEYIAHFEHGGCPFDREASVAWS
- the nuoG gene encoding NADH-quinone oxidoreductase subunit NuoG — encoded protein: MSNVSEERSVTLTIDGREVTVPEGTLIIRAAEQLGIDIPRFCDHELLKPAGACRQCLVDIPDAGNGRGFPKPQASCTIPVAAGMVVETASPSAAKAQAGVMEFLLINHPLDCPVCDKGGECPLQNQAMSHGAGETRFDGVKRTYEKPIPVSDTILLDRERCVLCQRCTRFAEEIADDPRLVLIERGARQQVGTVDGEPFDSPYSGNIIDLCPVGALTSTDYRFRARPFDLVSSDSIAEHDACGAAIRVDHRRGKVMRRVPREDAEVNQQWITDRDRFEFRYLTRDRVKMPLIRENGALRVASWPEALGLAAGGLAAGPTAVLTGGRVTLEDARAYATFARETLGTEDIDFRDTATPEETAFLHQHVRGAELVTYSDLMAADVIELVGLDPRAEAGTIDLWLIQAQRAGASIFRTFGRPPADHPNVRKIGGDRPLTSRSVILVGRDAAATPGLLDEAVAAAANASAQLAWVPRRAGDRGAVEAGCFPLPGGRDVDEIVRAATIGQLRGLVLGRVDATSELIDAATRTFTVSLETNRTDLAKVADVVLPIAAPAEKAGTFVTWEGRERPFDRVFDAGAYTDVRVLAELAKRIETAKAVSA